One stretch of Nocardia mangyaensis DNA includes these proteins:
- a CDS encoding MCE family protein, whose protein sequence is MRTLVTLARIALVLSLGAIAGCAGALGDSNRAITVTARFDNGAGLYVGNAVAVLGMPVGEVTAIAPRGSHVEVTMRVEGDVRIPADATAVTVSTSVLTDRHVEFTPVYRDGPTLTDRAQLGLDRTRTPIEFDRLLGAADGMAAQLAGTSPETGPIARLLDVSAQIASGSGPELRATMNELSGALRLGADGGAQTQEAITDIVEHLAVLVRAAAGNDQVIREFGSATEELAGVLAELEIGAGDTGAQIVQIMQQADDLLTQNSESLRSTMHDAAAVTRALADYREEVAEFIDVTPLLLNNAYNAIDVDYRGVRVHALLDKVFFDGQLVKEVCNVLGLRQLGCSTGTLQDFGPDFGITDMLEAMSRLPR, encoded by the coding sequence ATGAGAACCCTTGTCACACTGGCCAGGATCGCGCTGGTGCTGTCGCTCGGTGCGATCGCCGGCTGCGCGGGTGCCCTCGGCGACTCGAATCGGGCGATCACGGTAACGGCCCGATTCGACAACGGTGCCGGACTCTACGTGGGCAATGCCGTCGCCGTCCTCGGGATGCCGGTAGGGGAGGTCACCGCGATCGCCCCGCGCGGTTCCCACGTCGAGGTCACGATGCGAGTCGAGGGCGACGTGCGCATCCCGGCGGACGCGACCGCGGTCACCGTCTCGACCTCGGTGCTCACCGATCGCCACGTCGAGTTCACCCCGGTCTACCGCGACGGTCCCACCCTGACGGACCGGGCGCAGCTCGGCCTGGACCGTACCCGTACCCCCATCGAGTTCGACCGCTTGCTCGGTGCCGCGGACGGGATGGCCGCGCAGTTGGCGGGCACCAGCCCGGAGACCGGTCCGATCGCCCGGTTGCTCGATGTGTCCGCGCAGATCGCCTCGGGCAGTGGTCCCGAATTGCGGGCCACGATGAACGAACTCTCCGGTGCCCTCCGACTCGGCGCCGACGGGGGAGCGCAGACCCAGGAGGCGATCACCGACATCGTCGAGCACCTGGCGGTGCTGGTTCGCGCCGCGGCGGGAAACGATCAGGTGATCCGTGAATTCGGTAGTGCGACAGAGGAATTGGCGGGCGTGCTGGCCGAGCTGGAGATCGGAGCGGGGGATACCGGCGCGCAGATCGTGCAGATCATGCAGCAGGCCGACGACCTGCTGACGCAGAACAGCGAGAGCCTGCGCTCCACGATGCACGATGCCGCCGCGGTGACCCGGGCGCTCGCGGACTATCGCGAGGAGGTCGCCGAGTTCATCGACGTGACACCGCTGCTGCTGAACAACGCCTACAACGCCATCGACGTCGACTATCGCGGCGTGCGGGTACACGCACTGCTGGACAAGGTGTTCTTCGACGGTCAACTGGTGAAGGAGGTGTGCAATGTGCTCGGCCTGCGTCAACTCGGCTGCAGCACAGGCACATTGCAGGACTTCGGGCCGGACTTCGGCATCACCGACATGCTCGAGGCGATGTCGAGGTTGCCGCGATGA
- a CDS encoding MlaE family ABC transporter permease, with amino-acid sequence MATADREVVEWVRGYFRRHPIAALETVGGQFSLGMRALRFLVIDVINGRFAFQEFVRQAAFMASSAALPTIFVALPIGVTLSIQFGLLAGQVGATSLAGAASGLAVIRQGAPMVAALLMASAVGSAICADLGSRKIRDELDAMEIMGVSVIRRLVVPRLAAGVLIGVSLTGIVCFVGFLAGYLFNVFVQGGAPGSFVATFSSFATVDDLVLTMIKAVVYGAIVAVVACEKGLTTQGGPAGVANSVNSTVVSSILLLMIVNVAFTQLYMILLPQQGL; translated from the coding sequence ATGGCAACGGCGGATCGTGAGGTGGTCGAATGGGTGCGCGGCTACTTTCGCCGACACCCGATCGCCGCCTTGGAAACAGTCGGTGGCCAATTCAGCCTCGGTATGCGTGCCTTGCGCTTTCTCGTCATCGACGTGATCAACGGACGATTCGCGTTCCAGGAGTTCGTCAGGCAGGCCGCGTTCATGGCATCGTCCGCGGCCTTGCCGACGATCTTCGTCGCCTTGCCGATCGGGGTGACACTGTCCATCCAGTTCGGGTTGCTGGCCGGGCAGGTCGGCGCCACGTCGCTCGCCGGCGCGGCGAGTGGGCTCGCGGTGATTCGGCAAGGGGCGCCGATGGTCGCGGCGCTACTGATGGCGTCGGCGGTCGGTTCGGCGATCTGCGCGGATCTCGGATCGCGCAAGATCCGCGACGAATTGGACGCCATGGAGATCATGGGCGTCTCGGTGATCCGCCGTCTGGTCGTGCCCCGGCTGGCGGCCGGGGTACTGATCGGGGTGTCGCTGACGGGAATCGTCTGTTTCGTCGGCTTTCTCGCGGGCTACCTGTTCAATGTCTTCGTCCAAGGTGGGGCACCGGGAAGTTTCGTCGCGACCTTTTCCTCTTTCGCGACCGTCGACGATTTGGTGCTGACCATGATCAAAGCCGTGGTCTACGGCGCGATCGTCGCCGTGGTCGCCTGTGAGAAGGGGCTGACGACCCAGGGTGGACCAGCGGGTGTGGCGAATTCGGTCAACTCGACAGTGGTCTCCTCGATCCTGCTCCTGATGATCGTGAACGTCGCCTTCACGCAGCTGTACATGATCTTGTTGCCACAGCAGGGACTGTGA
- a CDS encoding ABC transporter permease has product MAAQYYPPGVRPVYRAAVKLASGAMRLGHMGTFLIRALFSIPVMLRHYRKEFLRILSDITWGNGSIVVGGGTAGVIIVLGAAGGAIVGLEGYNALHLLGMEPTVGLIASTASTRELAPIMASLAFAAQAGCRFTAQLGAMGIAEEIEAMEAMAIRAIPYLVSTRILASVVAMIPLYLVCLAANYLAVEVVVGLSGGLSAGTYQHYFQLVLNGPDIAYSLLKAIVFVILTSTIQCYYGFYAVGGPQGVGTAAGRAMRASISVMILVNLLLTVGLWGIGSSARLGG; this is encoded by the coding sequence ATGGCCGCGCAGTATTACCCGCCTGGGGTGCGGCCGGTGTACCGGGCCGCGGTCAAGCTGGCATCCGGGGCGATGCGTCTGGGCCACATGGGCACGTTCCTGATCCGAGCCCTGTTCTCGATCCCGGTGATGCTGCGGCACTATCGCAAGGAATTTCTGCGCATTCTGTCCGACATCACCTGGGGCAACGGTTCGATTGTCGTGGGCGGCGGCACTGCGGGTGTCATCATCGTGCTGGGCGCGGCGGGCGGCGCGATCGTGGGTCTGGAGGGCTACAACGCGCTGCACCTGCTCGGGATGGAGCCCACCGTCGGCCTGATCGCCTCGACCGCCTCGACCAGGGAGTTGGCTCCCATCATGGCCTCGCTGGCCTTCGCCGCCCAGGCGGGCTGCCGGTTCACCGCTCAACTCGGTGCGATGGGGATCGCCGAGGAGATCGAGGCGATGGAGGCGATGGCCATTCGCGCCATTCCCTATCTGGTCAGTACCAGGATTCTCGCCTCGGTCGTCGCGATGATTCCCCTGTACCTGGTGTGCCTGGCCGCCAACTACCTGGCGGTCGAAGTGGTGGTCGGCCTGTCCGGCGGCCTGTCCGCCGGTACCTATCAGCACTACTTCCAGTTGGTTCTCAACGGTCCCGACATCGCGTACTCGCTGCTCAAGGCGATCGTTTTCGTGATCCTCACCTCGACGATCCAGTGCTACTACGGCTTCTATGCCGTCGGCGGTCCGCAGGGTGTCGGCACTGCGGCGGGCCGGGCGATGCGCGCGTCCATCTCGGTGATGATCCTCGTCAATCTGTTGCTGACCGTCGGCCTCTGGGGCATCGGTTCGAGTGCCCGGCTGGGAGGGTAG
- a CDS encoding MlaD family protein, with protein MSFRRSLIGLVLFLIVAIGLIWVTFVTLHRGVDGTTRNYSAIFSDVTGLRVGDDVRMAGVRVGRVDGIALVGNRAQVRFRVEEEQKVFGNTKASITYQNVIGQRYLGLALADFGAPEELEPGGEIPLEHTEPSFDISVLLNGFEPLFGGLDPQQVDNVTGALITALQGDNTSLVLLIAQISTLAESVAGPDQVLGAVITNLSEVVGDLAAHSSSVSTLVTRARSIIDGLSSHRDELLGSLTTVASVTGRLATVVDDVRPELNEFLTREPGFTRHFEENKDSFAYLGFNLPALLKGLARVSQEGSYLNTYLCNMGVTFLPALTTLVPTIVGLASPTGTIRQSPICR; from the coding sequence ATGAGCTTTCGTCGTTCGCTGATCGGTTTGGTCTTGTTCCTGATCGTGGCCATCGGACTGATCTGGGTCACCTTCGTCACGCTGCATCGCGGCGTGGACGGCACGACGCGAAACTATTCCGCGATCTTCAGCGATGTCACCGGTCTGCGCGTCGGTGACGATGTGCGGATGGCCGGGGTGCGGGTGGGCCGCGTCGACGGAATCGCGCTGGTCGGCAATCGGGCGCAGGTGCGGTTCCGTGTGGAGGAAGAACAGAAAGTCTTCGGCAATACGAAGGCCTCGATCACCTATCAGAATGTCATCGGCCAGCGCTACCTCGGCCTGGCACTGGCCGACTTCGGCGCGCCAGAGGAGCTGGAGCCCGGTGGGGAGATCCCGCTCGAACACACCGAACCCTCGTTCGACATCTCGGTGTTGCTCAACGGGTTCGAGCCACTGTTCGGCGGTCTGGACCCGCAGCAGGTCGACAATGTGACCGGTGCGTTGATCACCGCGCTACAGGGTGACAACACCTCACTGGTGCTGCTGATCGCGCAGATCTCCACCCTCGCCGAGTCCGTCGCCGGGCCGGACCAGGTACTCGGCGCGGTGATCACGAATCTGAGCGAGGTGGTGGGTGATCTGGCGGCGCACAGCTCCTCGGTGAGCACCTTGGTCACCCGGGCACGGTCGATCATCGACGGGCTCTCGAGCCACCGTGACGAGCTGCTCGGATCGCTGACGACCGTCGCGTCGGTGACCGGGCGGCTGGCCACCGTTGTCGACGACGTGCGGCCCGAGCTGAACGAATTCCTCACGCGTGAACCAGGTTTCACCAGGCACTTCGAGGAGAACAAGGACAGTTTCGCCTACCTCGGGTTCAACCTGCCCGCCCTGCTGAAAGGACTGGCCAGGGTGAGTCAGGAGGGGTCCTACCTCAACACCTACCTGTGCAACATGGGCGTGACGTTCCTGCCCGCGCTCACCACACTCGTGCCGACCATCGTCGGGCTGGCCTCGCCGACCGGCACCATTCGACAATCACCGATCTGCAGGTGA
- a CDS encoding GGDEF domain-containing protein yields the protein MNDGRTLRAWWKDPVDYQWLVRTLAARSALVPLKVLIGFAGAAIAVMGAVIAGTPVGPPGHPGVASTIGVISGTLWALRWWLLPWPNKTESLVLIACADVLFTMEFLQLQDRLFGAMGAVLFLGTGSYLSFFHSARALAVHTVWALLSVVVFSVRIATGSGVHLALAVALLLSAVVIATPAFQLLYSLLRTESLSDPLTELLNRRGLENQLPRLMDHHAAISVICFDLDRFKSVNDTWGHRIGDLVLVRTARRLRDAAGETAVVARTGGEEFVVAAPITAAAARKEAERLCQVVAEPAETTVVVTASVGVAVFDAAACPQCPRPAPDRLLHSADAAMYRAKQSGGNHVVVDDLTPPPNHHHTGPRPRS from the coding sequence ATGAATGACGGCAGGACGCTTCGGGCATGGTGGAAGGATCCTGTCGACTACCAGTGGCTGGTTCGCACGCTGGCCGCCCGGTCGGCGCTGGTACCGCTGAAGGTACTCATCGGCTTCGCGGGGGCTGCGATCGCGGTGATGGGTGCGGTGATCGCGGGCACGCCGGTGGGTCCACCCGGCCATCCCGGTGTCGCCTCGACGATCGGAGTGATTTCCGGGACTCTGTGGGCGTTGCGCTGGTGGCTGCTGCCCTGGCCGAACAAGACCGAGTCACTGGTGCTGATCGCCTGTGCCGATGTGCTGTTCACGATGGAATTCCTTCAGCTGCAGGATCGGCTGTTCGGGGCGATGGGCGCGGTTCTCTTCCTGGGTACCGGCAGCTATCTGAGCTTCTTCCACAGTGCGCGGGCCCTGGCCGTGCACACGGTGTGGGCGCTGCTGTCCGTCGTGGTGTTCTCGGTGCGGATCGCCACGGGCAGCGGCGTCCACCTGGCTCTCGCGGTCGCGTTACTCCTCTCCGCGGTGGTCATCGCGACCCCCGCGTTCCAGCTCCTCTATTCGCTGCTGCGCACCGAATCACTGTCGGACCCGCTGACCGAACTCCTCAACCGCCGCGGCCTCGAGAACCAGCTGCCGCGCCTGATGGATCACCATGCCGCGATCAGTGTCATCTGCTTCGATCTCGACCGGTTCAAAAGCGTCAACGACACCTGGGGCCACCGCATCGGCGACCTCGTCCTGGTGCGGACCGCTCGGCGGTTGCGCGATGCCGCCGGGGAAACAGCGGTGGTGGCCCGCACGGGAGGCGAAGAGTTCGTGGTGGCCGCCCCGATCACCGCGGCGGCCGCGCGCAAAGAAGCCGAACGGTTGTGCCAAGTGGTCGCCGAACCGGCGGAGACCACGGTGGTGGTCACGGCGAGCGTCGGCGTCGCGGTCTTCGACGCGGCGGCCTGCCCGCAGTGTCCACGCCCGGCTCCGGACCGGCTGCTGCACTCCGCCGACGCGGCGATGTACCGTGCCAAACAATCCGGCGGGAATCACGTCGTGGTCGACGACCTCACGCCGCCGCCGAATCATCACCACACTGGGCCCCGGCCCAGGAGCTGA
- a CDS encoding IclR family transcriptional regulator — translation MTVDIGVALRPVPHAGRTPVSMIERMTLILDTFDGPAPMRTLVDVVERTGLPRSSVHRIIEQMIRLRWLAHAPGGYRLGTRALELGGLAIEHNEIRDVMGPLLHELCRRTGMVAHLGVLDGPEVLLIDKAVGRGGDSLPTRLGGRLPAHSTAVGKALLAIVPPSVIELAFPERLPQLTAQTIGRRAELHRELDQVRCHRGVAIDRAESLPDVVCVAVPIRADVDGGVAALSLSGRVGEQSRPGTGRLAQILVEAADDAERAVRTHLRRRHRV, via the coding sequence ATGACGGTCGACATAGGTGTCGCGCTTCGGCCGGTGCCGCACGCCGGTCGCACGCCGGTCTCGATGATCGAGCGGATGACCCTGATCCTGGACACCTTCGACGGGCCCGCGCCGATGCGCACCCTGGTCGATGTGGTCGAACGCACCGGACTGCCCCGTTCGAGCGTGCACCGCATCATCGAGCAGATGATCCGGCTGCGGTGGCTGGCGCACGCGCCCGGCGGCTATCGCCTCGGCACCAGGGCGCTGGAACTCGGCGGGCTCGCCATCGAGCACAACGAGATCCGCGATGTGATGGGGCCACTGCTGCACGAGCTGTGCCGCCGCACCGGCATGGTCGCCCACCTCGGTGTCCTCGACGGGCCCGAAGTGCTCCTCATCGACAAGGCCGTCGGTCGCGGTGGCGACAGTCTCCCGACCCGCCTCGGTGGCCGGCTGCCCGCGCACAGCACCGCGGTCGGCAAGGCATTGCTGGCCATCGTGCCCCCGAGCGTCATCGAGCTGGCCTTCCCGGAGCGGCTGCCGCAGCTCACCGCGCAGACGATCGGCAGGCGCGCCGAGCTGCATCGCGAACTGGACCAGGTTCGGTGCCATCGGGGGGTAGCGATCGATCGTGCGGAGTCGCTGCCCGATGTCGTGTGCGTCGCGGTGCCGATCCGCGCCGACGTCGACGGTGGGGTCGCCGCGCTGTCGCTGTCGGGGCGGGTGGGTGAGCAATCCCGGCCCGGCACGGGCCGGTTGGCCCAGATCCTCGTCGAGGCCGCCGACGATGCCGAGCGTGCGGTGCGCACTCATCTGCGTCGGCGCCACCGAGTCTGA
- a CDS encoding MCE family protein, with amino-acid sequence MTSKHPSKSMLGLIALGLLLAVVAGAVGFNSLGVGQQRYDVEFAQAAGLRVGDGVTIAGVPVGTVTGQRLTEDRVLVTLSVDRSAALGADTRAAIKLTTLLGARYVELTPAGEGEIADHRIALTHTDVPYDLQQALDNATATFEQIDAGRIAISLDALANQLDGVPTVLPGLLNNLRSLATLLGSRRDELGALLTGVQQLITVVHSQQGDLSAIVTQGRDLVTEILARRGALQTLMDSTRRLADQVRVLVVEDRAEIDELLRGFEGLLGSLARHDDLLRNILQILPVPIRNFANASGTANEVDFTAPAGPLIDSWMCALSGRADQVALAPYFQDCE; translated from the coding sequence ATGACATCGAAACATCCCTCGAAGAGCATGCTGGGGCTGATCGCGCTCGGTCTGCTGCTCGCTGTCGTCGCCGGCGCGGTGGGCTTCAACTCCCTCGGCGTCGGACAGCAGCGCTACGACGTCGAGTTCGCTCAAGCCGCCGGCCTGCGCGTCGGGGACGGCGTCACCATCGCCGGGGTGCCGGTCGGCACGGTCACCGGTCAGCGGCTGACCGAGGACCGGGTCCTGGTCACCCTGAGCGTCGATCGTTCCGCCGCGCTCGGTGCCGACACCCGCGCCGCGATCAAACTGACCACCCTGCTCGGGGCCCGCTATGTCGAATTGACCCCGGCGGGCGAGGGCGAGATCGCTGATCACCGGATCGCGTTGACCCACACCGATGTTCCCTACGACCTTCAACAAGCGCTCGACAACGCCACCGCGACGTTCGAACAGATCGATGCCGGTCGCATCGCCATCTCGCTCGACGCACTGGCGAATCAACTCGACGGCGTGCCGACGGTCTTGCCCGGCCTCCTGAACAATCTGCGCTCGCTCGCCACGCTGCTCGGCAGTCGTCGCGATGAGCTCGGCGCGCTCCTGACAGGTGTGCAGCAGCTGATCACCGTGGTGCACAGCCAACAGGGCGACCTCTCGGCCATCGTGACCCAGGGTCGCGACCTGGTCACCGAGATCCTCGCGCGCCGCGGTGCGCTCCAGACGCTGATGGACTCGACCCGGCGGCTGGCCGATCAGGTCAGGGTGCTGGTTGTCGAGGACCGGGCCGAAATCGACGAACTGCTGCGCGGCTTCGAGGGATTGCTCGGTAGCCTCGCCCGCCACGACGACCTGCTACGCAACATCCTGCAGATCTTGCCTGTCCCCATCCGCAATTTCGCCAACGCGTCGGGCACCGCCAACGAGGTCGACTTCACCGCGCCCGCAGGGCCGCTGATCGACTCCTGGATGTGTGCGCTGAGCGGTCGAGCCGACCAGGTGGCGCTGGCGCCCTATTTCCAGGACTGCGAATGA
- a CDS encoding MlaD family protein, whose protein sequence is MSAILFEKDGRGPGGFSLVLRGVVLFVLMAVVVTALLMKSTGRFDAKVEVIAVLDQLGDGLPARSDVKFRGLLIGTVATVALADDGGPNRVTLLLEPAYASSVPRTVTARVVPSNVFAVSSIQLVDNGPGPALTADTEIAQDRSLSTVQLQTALTKLREIIASTGRLGSDSTVGLLAAVAEATDRRGDDIVRAGAQLDRITREFDALLAPDGGPSTLGAMAEAVHGLNAAAPDLLDALHSAVVPLRTVVEREGELLNLLSAGNNTLSSLGGGLTRHADQIVTVTNDLVPVLDVVGEGAAGFAPIVVRIKRISDLWFAEFWNSETQMGTGKFQFRLSPHTAYTRADCPRYGELSAPSCATAPVAIPEQELPPSMSPQSYPVPPLSPQMWDMIRRILGGEANAAESVLAQLLADAALPIGGGR, encoded by the coding sequence ATGTCGGCGATTCTGTTCGAGAAGGACGGGCGTGGTCCCGGCGGATTCTCGCTGGTGTTGCGTGGCGTGGTGCTGTTCGTGCTCATGGCGGTCGTGGTCACGGCGCTGTTGATGAAGTCGACGGGCCGCTTCGACGCCAAGGTGGAAGTGATCGCCGTGCTCGACCAGCTCGGCGATGGCTTGCCCGCCCGATCCGACGTGAAGTTTCGGGGCCTGCTGATCGGCACGGTGGCCACGGTGGCGCTCGCGGACGACGGCGGACCGAATCGGGTCACGCTGCTGCTCGAACCGGCGTACGCCTCGAGTGTGCCGCGCACGGTCACTGCACGGGTGGTTCCCAGCAATGTCTTCGCCGTGTCCTCGATTCAGTTGGTGGACAACGGTCCCGGTCCCGCGCTGACTGCCGATACCGAGATCGCCCAGGACCGTAGCCTCTCGACCGTCCAACTCCAGACCGCGCTGACCAAGCTGCGCGAGATCATCGCCAGCACGGGGCGGCTCGGGTCCGACAGCACCGTCGGCCTGCTCGCCGCGGTGGCCGAGGCCACGGATCGGCGGGGTGATGACATCGTGCGCGCCGGTGCGCAACTCGACCGGATCACCAGGGAATTCGACGCACTCCTCGCGCCGGACGGTGGTCCGTCGACCCTCGGCGCGATGGCCGAGGCGGTACACGGACTGAATGCGGCAGCACCGGATCTCCTGGACGCCTTGCACTCCGCGGTGGTTCCGCTGCGCACGGTGGTCGAACGCGAGGGCGAACTGCTGAACCTGCTGTCCGCGGGCAACAACACCCTGTCGTCGCTGGGCGGTGGACTCACCCGACATGCCGACCAGATCGTCACCGTGACGAATGATCTCGTTCCGGTTCTCGATGTGGTGGGCGAGGGAGCCGCCGGTTTCGCGCCGATCGTGGTCCGGATCAAAAGGATCTCGGATCTGTGGTTCGCCGAGTTCTGGAACTCCGAAACCCAGATGGGCACCGGCAAATTCCAGTTCCGGCTGAGCCCGCACACCGCCTACACCCGCGCCGACTGTCCCCGATACGGCGAGCTGTCCGCACCCAGCTGTGCCACCGCACCGGTCGCGATCCCCGAACAGGAGTTGCCGCCCAGCATGAGTCCGCAGTCGTATCCGGTGCCTCCGTTGAGCCCGCAGATGTGGGACATGATCCGCCGGATTCTGGGTGGTGAGGCCAATGCCGCGGAATCGGTGCTGGCCCAGCTGCTCGCCGATGCAGCACTGCCGATCGGCGGCGGCCGATGA
- a CDS encoding TetR family transcriptional regulator produces the protein MKRSPETDSSIRIIDVVVELLMSDGYDDLQLKEVARRAQVSLATVYKKFATRDEMIVAAVTRWMAINSYAELEPPAPGESLRDGLVRVIRHVFEPWERNPRMLEAYHRARRGVGGRQLDAQGVSAVLPVAAVLFEGYEAAYVEDIGLIITNMIYALTGRFVDKELEVTEILPMLERAIDRLTSNSVAPAASVRTTDGSPGTPFPVYPALAGPYGPDR, from the coding sequence GTGAAACGGTCACCGGAAACGGACTCTTCGATCCGGATCATCGACGTCGTGGTGGAGCTGTTGATGTCGGATGGGTACGACGATCTGCAGCTCAAGGAGGTCGCGCGTCGGGCACAGGTTTCCCTGGCGACGGTGTACAAGAAGTTCGCCACCCGTGACGAGATGATCGTCGCCGCGGTCACCCGCTGGATGGCGATCAACAGTTACGCCGAGTTGGAACCGCCTGCTCCGGGCGAATCGCTGCGCGATGGATTGGTCCGTGTCATCCGGCATGTGTTCGAGCCGTGGGAGCGCAATCCCAGAATGCTCGAGGCCTACCATCGCGCGCGCAGAGGCGTGGGCGGCCGGCAATTGGATGCCCAGGGTGTCAGTGCCGTCCTGCCGGTCGCCGCCGTGTTGTTCGAGGGCTACGAGGCCGCCTATGTCGAGGACATCGGGCTGATCATCACCAACATGATCTACGCGTTGACCGGACGATTCGTCGACAAGGAGCTCGAGGTGACCGAGATCCTGCCCATGCTCGAGCGCGCGATCGACCGCTTGACCAGCAACAGCGTCGCCCCGGCCGCGAGCGTGCGCACGACCGACGGCAGCCCCGGCACGCCATTCCCCGTGTATCCGGCCTTGGCTGGTCCCTACGGACCGGACCGGTAG